The Rhododendron vialii isolate Sample 1 chromosome 8a, ASM3025357v1 genome has a window encoding:
- the LOC131298923 gene encoding zinc finger AN1 domain-containing stress-associated protein 12: MEGGTEAFPDLGAHCQDPECNQLDFLPFKCDSCRKVFCLDHRSYESHNCPKSDHRNRKVQVCKTCSTSIETTGRYKDDEKALLDRHEKSGDCDPKKKKKPTCAVRRCRDVLSLSNTSVCKSCQIKVCLKHRFPADHSCKPNSSAVTASASDSKFLIALAKRNVNGGGNDCAKEGRGGTGVAASPPSTPSVKAC, from the exons atggaaggcGGAACAGAAGCTTTTCCGGATTTGGGAGCCCATTGTCAAGACCCTGAATGCAATCAACTCGATTTCCTCCCCTTTAAGTGCGACTCATGTCGAAAG GTATTTTGTTTGGACCACAGATCATACGAATCGCACAACTGCCCGAAATCCGACCACAGAAACAGAAAAGTACAAGTCTGCAAAACCTGTTCGACGTCGATCGAAACAACCGGCCGCTACAAAGACGACGAGAAGGCACTATTAGACAGGCACGAGAAATCAGGGGACTGCGacccgaagaagaagaagaagccaacATGCGCCGTGAGGCGGTGCAGGGACGTGTTGAGCCTTTCGAACACGAGTGTCTGCAAGAGTTGCCAAATCAAGGTTTGTTTGAAGCACCGCTTCCCCGCTGACCACAGCTGCAAGCCGAATTCCTCCGCTGTGACTGCCAGCGCTTCTGATAGCAAGTTTTTGATTGCTTTAGCAAAGAGAAACGTTAATGGCGGTGGCAATGATTGCGCAAAGGAAGGTCGTGGCGGCACGGGGGTGGCAGCATCTCCGCCTAGTACTCCGTCTGTCAAAGCCTGTTAA
- the LOC131298922 gene encoding gibberellin-regulated protein 13-like produces MGRKLLMLLLASFLLLTTRAPALSTVAESTPVEVWVTPPGPLLPTELPTIATPGEPPVLPGALVKQPVFLPNPPALLPAESPVPIIDCEPKCRGRCKWHLRRRHSCFSACMACCDKCNCVPPGIYGKRNICGTCYTGMTNRRGRPICP; encoded by the exons ATGGGCCGGAAACTTCTCATGCTTTTGCTAGCTTCGTTTCTTTTACTCACTACAAGG GCCCCTGCTCTTAGCACGGTGGCAGAATCGACACCAGTTGAAGTTTGGGTCACGCCACCAGGCCCTCTTCTCCCCACAGAGTTGCCTACAATTGCCACTCCAGGCGAGCCACCGGTACTCCCTGGTGCACTGGTCAAACAGCCAGTGTTTCTTCCCAATCCTCCGGCCCTGCTGCCAGCTGAGTCACCAGTACCAATAATAG ACTGCGAACCAAAATGCCGAGGGAGGTGCAAGTGGCATTTGAGGAGGAGACACTCATGCTTCTCGGCATGCATGGCGTGCTGTGACAAATGCAACTGTGTACCCCCTGGAATTTATGGGAAGAGAAATATATGTGGCACGTGCTACACCGGTATGACCAACCGACGTGGCAGGCCCATCTGCCCTTGA